One stretch of Scophthalmus maximus strain ysfricsl-2021 chromosome 12, ASM2237912v1, whole genome shotgun sequence DNA includes these proteins:
- the LOC118287442 gene encoding tetraspanin-6, whose protein sequence is MGKINGCLKCLFIFFNVLFAILGCLLIYGTVKVTAYSLQLSAFGTPGLGWAWVFSLGVLGISCLGIYAGCSENALALKIFAGFMGVGMIIMLIVGIIVVVARNKIRDGFQNTSAEVAKPFMEDEGLRQLLEGLQKAVHCCGVVSSGDWGDTIPQSCECTYGGRELAVFGASGRCKARPAGTAGPEQIYEEPCSNVIFSYVDLIFKFAMGFFFGFTVTALLGLLVCLLMIHQVKRHDMAGGASIPMKGY, encoded by the exons ATGGGGAAAATTAACGGATGCCTCAAAtgtctcttcatcttcttcaacGTTCTCTTCGCA ATCCTTGGATGTTTGCTGATCTACGGGACGGTGAAGGTGACGGCCTACAGCTTACAG CTGTCAGCGTTCGGGACCCCCGGTCTGGGTTGGGCTTGGGTTTTCTCCCTCGGCGTCCTTGGCATCTCCTGCCTGGGAATCTACGCGGGCTGCTCCGAGAATGCCCTGGCCCTGAAAATA TTCGCAGGCTTCATGGGCGTTGGAATGATCATCATGCTGATCGTTGGCATCATCGTCGTTGTTGCAAGAAACAAG ATCAGAGATGGCTTTCAGAACACCTCTGCAGAAGTGGCAAAGCCCTTCATGGAAGACGAAGGGCTGAGACAGTTACTCGAAGGGCTGCAGAAAGCT GTCCACTGCTGCGGAGTGGTGAGTTCCGGCGACTGGGGCGACACAATCCCTCAATCCTGTGAGTGCACATACGGTGGTAGAGAATTGGCCGTCTTTGGAGCAAGTGGCAGATGTAAAGCCAGACCAGCG GGAACCGCTGGCCCAGAACAAATTTATGAAGAG CCCTGCAGCAACGTCATCTTCTCATATGTAGACCTCATCTTCAAGTTCGCCATGGGCTTCTTCTTTGGATTTACTGTCACTGCA ctgcTGGGCCTGTTGGTCTGCCTGCTGATGATCCATCAGGTCAAACGTCACGACATGGCAGGAGGAGCGTCCATCCCCATGAAGGGCTACTGA